A segment of the Helicobacter sp. 'house sparrow 1' genome:
AAAAAGAGCAATGTGAAGAATTGATTATAAAAGAATATGAAGAATTGAAAGAAAAACTTTGGGAGATTAAAGGGGAAAAAATTAAAAAAGGTTCAATTTTAGAGAATCTTCTTGTGGGAAAAAAGCAAAAGCAGAGTTTTTGTGTTTATATGCTTAAAATTTTTTCTAAAGAGAAAGTGGAGACTCAAATTGATATTAAAGATTTAGAGAATAGGTATAGGCAGATTCAAGAAACACAAGAGGAGATTCAGCCTATCCAAGATATAAATATTAAAACCTTGTTTCCAATAGAGCAAGATTTAATTTTTCAGGAAAGTATTGTTGGGAACGAGAATAGTACAATCGCAGGATTTATTAAAGAATTGGGGAATGAATCTTGGGTTAAGGCAGGAAGAGAATGGATATCTGAAGATTCTGGTAAATGTCCTTTTTGTCAAGGGGAAACAATTACTCTAGAATTTCGAGAGCAAATCAAGAGCTATTTTGATGAAAATTATGAAAAAAAACTCACAATTCTAGAACAAAATTTGCGGAGTTATGAGAGTGAGATAAAGAAGATTCCTAGTATTGAAAGTTTCGAAAGAAAGGGATTTTTGGATCTAGAAAAGGATGGGGTAAGAAGTCTATATGATAAGCTAATCATAAATTTAGAAAAGAATCTGAGATTCATAAATGAGAAAATACATGATCCAAGTCAAAAGATTAAACTCTCTGATTCTGGAGAATATGTAGATAAACTTAATAAGATTTTTGGAGAAAAAAATTTACAAATCGACGCTTTTAACCAAGAACTTAGAAATAAAAAAGAAGCAAGGGGTAAGATAGAAAAGGAGTTTTGGGAGTATTTATCAGAACAATGTTTTGAGAAGATTAGCGATTATAAAGAAATTTACACAAAAAAACAAAATGAAATTGAAGGATATTGCAAGGCGATTTTGGCTCTTGAAGGCAAAATACAAAAAGGCAATAAAGATATCGAAGAATTAGAAAAAAATACTTCAACAACAAAAGAAGCTGTTAGTAATATCAATAGCTATTTAGAGGGGTTAGGAATTTGTAGTTTTCGTATCGTGCAAGTTGAGGAAGATAACAACTTCTTTTATCGAATTACAAGAGATTTTACCAAAAAGGATATTTTCACTACTTTGAGTGAGGGAGAGAAAACTCTTATTAGTTTTTTGTATTTTTTAGAGATTTGTAAGGGAAAACGAAAGCAAGATGAGGAGTATGGTAAAAAAATTATCGTGATTGATGATCCGATTTCGAGTTTATCTCATAACTATGTTTTTGATATGGCTCAACTCATCAAAGATTTGTTTTTAGAGGAAAAGTGCAAAATCTCTCATGTTGAACAGATTTTTATCCTTACTCATCATTTGTATTTTTTCCATGAATTGCGAGGATATAAAGAAGCATACAGCAACAATATACAATGTTTTAGAATCTTGAAATCTGATGGACAAATATCGCAAATTGAAAAAATTGGTGGTAATCAAATTCTGAATGAGTATCAAAGTTATTGGCAAATCTTAAAAGATTGTAGGGATAACCAAAATCCTAATTATTTGGCAGTAATTCCAAATATTATGAGAAATATTTTGGAATACTTTCTTGGTTTCACTAAAAAATCAAAGATAAATATAATAAAAAGAGGAGAAAGTGAATTAGACAAAGCTTTTTATCGT
Coding sequences within it:
- a CDS encoding AAA family ATPase gives rise to the protein MIKSIVLKNVASYKNETTLTTDKRVNLIYGLNGAGKTQISRFLASYSRGNDDEVFQECSLNIDGDAKILVYNQDFVDSEFYTSDPLKGIFSLSQEDIAIVEQIEKLNSSKIKLEAQKQKHEEQKEQCEELIIKEYEELKEKLWEIKGEKIKKGSILENLLVGKKQKQSFCVYMLKIFSKEKVETQIDIKDLENRYRQIQETQEEIQPIQDINIKTLFPIEQDLIFQESIVGNENSTIAGFIKELGNESWVKAGREWISEDSGKCPFCQGETITLEFREQIKSYFDENYEKKLTILEQNLRSYESEIKKIPSIESFERKGFLDLEKDGVRSLYDKLIINLEKNLRFINEKIHDPSQKIKLSDSGEYVDKLNKIFGEKNLQIDAFNQELRNKKEARGKIEKEFWEYLSEQCFEKISDYKEIYTKKQNEIEGYCKAILALEGKIQKGNKDIEELEKNTSTTKEAVSNINSYLEGLGICSFRIVQVEEDNNFFYRITRDFTKKDIFTTLSEGEKTLISFLYFLEICKGKRKQDEEYGKKIIVIDDPISSLSHNYVFDMAQLIKDLFLEEKCKISHVEQIFILTHHLYFFHELRGYKEAYSNNIQCFRILKSDGQISQIEKIGGNQILNEYQSYWQILKDCRDNQNPNYLAVIPNIMRNILEYFLGFTKKSKINIIKRGESELDKAFYRYINRESHSFMSNIVDGKEVDFKFFLNKFRQVFDDLGYLEHYETMMKENQQEDFENEE